The Claveliimonas bilis genome window below encodes:
- a CDS encoding radical SAM protein: protein MKERERQLEYLSQNHPCFALYKRPNLARIHLPVCPSCNIICKYCIRSINDNDERPGVAKRILSPKQALDIVHKAVKICDNLRVVGIAGPGDTLATDHAIETFRLVKKDFPNLLLCLSTNGLLLEERAEELAQIGLNTLTVTVNGIYPEIVRQICGGIRYQGRRYLEEEAAQILINKQKEGIQKAALLGLIIKVNIVLIPGINDKHIAEVAEAVKSWGAHMINIIPLIPQYQLKDYDAPGCEQLADARKEAEKHIKVFRHCQHCRADAVGIPGISEYRQELYELLEGDDSNFSHG from the coding sequence ATGAAGGAGAGAGAAAGACAGCTGGAATATTTGTCTCAAAATCATCCATGCTTTGCACTTTATAAGCGTCCTAATTTGGCAAGAATACATCTGCCTGTCTGTCCAAGCTGTAATATAATATGTAAATATTGTATCAGATCAATTAATGATAATGACGAAAGACCAGGCGTTGCCAAGCGCATTTTATCTCCGAAACAGGCGCTGGATATTGTACATAAAGCTGTAAAAATTTGTGACAATCTTCGGGTGGTGGGAATTGCCGGACCTGGTGATACGTTGGCTACCGATCATGCGATTGAAACGTTCCGACTGGTGAAAAAGGATTTTCCGAATTTATTATTATGTTTAAGTACTAATGGACTACTATTGGAAGAGCGGGCAGAAGAATTGGCGCAGATTGGACTTAATACATTAACAGTTACAGTCAATGGCATTTATCCTGAAATAGTAAGACAAATATGTGGAGGGATTCGTTACCAAGGAAGACGTTATTTGGAAGAAGAAGCAGCGCAGATATTAATTAACAAACAAAAAGAGGGCATACAAAAGGCGGCTTTGCTGGGATTGATTATAAAAGTAAATATTGTATTGATTCCCGGAATTAATGATAAACACATTGCAGAAGTGGCTGAAGCTGTGAAAAGCTGGGGAGCTCATATGATTAATATCATTCCTCTGATTCCACAGTATCAGCTGAAAGATTATGATGCACCCGGGTGTGAGCAATTGGCTGATGCGAGAAAAGAGGCGGAAAAGCATATCAAAGTTTTCCGTCACTGTCAGCATTGTCGGGCTGATGCAGTTGGTATACCTGGGATCAGTGAGTATAGACAAGAACTTTATGAGTTGTTGGAAGGTGATGACAGCAATTTTTCACATGGATAG
- the tnpA gene encoding IS200/IS605 family transposase: MAKQTNSLAHTKWMCKYHIIFTPKYRRKIVYNQYKADLRDILKQLCSYKGVEILEGHLMPDHVHMLVSIPPKISVSSFMGYLKGKSALMMFDRHANLKYKFGNRHFWSEGYYVSTVGLNEATIKKYIQDQEKADMMQDKLSVKEYEDPFKGQG; encoded by the coding sequence ATGGCAAAGCAAACGAATTCGCTCGCACATACGAAGTGGATGTGTAAATATCACATCATCTTCACCCCTAAGTATAGGAGAAAAATTGTATATAATCAATACAAAGCTGACCTGCGAGACATATTAAAACAGTTATGCAGCTATAAAGGGGTGGAGATATTGGAAGGACATCTGATGCCGGATCATGTGCATATGCTGGTAAGCATACCGCCGAAAATCAGCGTATCTTCGTTTATGGGATACCTGAAAGGGAAAAGTGCCCTGATGATGTTTGACAGGCACGCAAATTTAAAGTACAAGTTTGGGAACCGTCATTTCTGGTCAGAAGGATATTATGTAAGCACAGTTGGATTAAACGAAGCCACCATAAAGAAGTATATACAAGATCAGGAAAAAGCAGATATGATGCAAGACAAACTCAGCGTGAAAGAATATGAAGACCCTTTTAAGGGTCAGGGCTGA
- a CDS encoding methionine ABC transporter permease has protein sequence MDLRQWELFKQIVPSAVAETAFMLFWATIISIIVGFILAIILFVTNKDGLKENRIIYGVINTIINVICSFPFIILVVALIPVTRAVVGTPIGNVAAIFPLSIAGAASATRLIEGNLNEVDKSLIRAAQSFGASNWQIIYKIVLKDSMPIMIYGSTILIINILGMTAMAGTIGGGGLGAIAITYGYQGFNRVIMYGTVIILVILVEILQVSGVRIYHWMKKH, from the coding sequence ATGGATTTAAGACAATGGGAATTATTTAAACAGATTGTTCCATCAGCAGTTGCGGAGACTGCATTCATGCTGTTTTGGGCGACAATTATTTCTATTATAGTTGGATTTATTCTCGCTATTATTTTGTTTGTTACCAATAAAGATGGCTTGAAGGAGAATAGAATTATTTATGGAGTCATCAATACAATTATTAATGTTATTTGTTCCTTCCCATTCATCATTTTAGTGGTTGCATTGATTCCAGTGACGAGAGCGGTAGTTGGAACTCCAATAGGAAATGTAGCTGCGATTTTTCCTCTTAGTATAGCGGGAGCCGCATCCGCCACAAGACTGATAGAAGGGAATTTGAATGAGGTAGATAAAAGTCTGATAAGAGCGGCACAGTCCTTTGGGGCTTCCAATTGGCAGATTATATATAAAATCGTATTAAAGGATTCTATGCCTATTATGATTTATGGAAGTACGATTTTAATTATCAATATTTTGGGAATGACGGCTATGGCCGGAACGATTGGAGGCGGTGGCTTGGGTGCTATTGCCATTACATACGGTTATCAGGGATTTAACAGAGTGATTATGTACGGTACAGTCATTATTTTAGTCATATTGGTGGAAATTTTACAGGTTAGCGGTGTGCGGATTTATCACTGGATGAAAAAACATTAA
- a CDS encoding MetQ/NlpA family ABC transporter substrate-binding protein, with translation MKKRVVSAFLCAAMAVSLMAGCGSTNESEETQSDASEEETGSEKDVLKIGTTATNEQVTEAIRDALEEEGYEMEIVMFQDPVQPNTALDAGEIDASFNEHEAYMQTFNDEQGYNLKFMGPIIFGPFCCYSSKYESIDDLSDGAQVTICSDASNKDRSLKLLEDMGLIKLAESPQYGDYYVAEDIVDNSKNIEFIEAEEPNVPTTLNDVDMIVAYNPTMYAGDYDTSGLLYTEEYTDELSSLAQGVVINGDNEDEPWVEDLMTAFTSETARKNLEEANDGSFIIVF, from the coding sequence ATGAAGAAGAGAGTTGTAAGTGCATTCTTATGCGCTGCTATGGCTGTTTCCTTAATGGCAGGCTGCGGAAGTACAAATGAATCAGAGGAAACTCAAAGTGATGCATCAGAAGAAGAGACAGGAAGTGAAAAAGATGTCCTAAAAATCGGGACAACTGCAACAAATGAACAGGTAACAGAAGCGATTAGAGATGCCCTGGAAGAAGAAGGATATGAAATGGAAATTGTAATGTTCCAGGATCCGGTTCAGCCAAATACTGCATTAGATGCTGGTGAGATTGATGCATCATTTAATGAGCATGAGGCATATATGCAGACATTCAATGACGAACAAGGATATAATTTGAAATTTATGGGACCAATTATTTTCGGACCATTTTGTTGCTATTCTAGTAAATACGAAAGCATTGATGATTTGTCAGATGGTGCGCAGGTGACTATATGTAGTGATGCTTCCAATAAAGATCGTTCTTTAAAACTATTGGAAGATATGGGATTGATCAAGTTAGCTGAATCACCACAGTATGGGGACTATTATGTTGCGGAAGATATTGTAGATAATTCAAAGAACATTGAATTTATAGAAGCAGAAGAACCAAATGTTCCAACTACGTTAAATGATGTAGATATGATAGTTGCTTATAATCCAACTATGTATGCAGGCGATTATGATACGAGCGGATTGCTGTATACGGAAGAATATACTGATGAACTGTCATCATTGGCACAGGGTGTGGTAATTAATGGAGATAATGAAGATGAACCATGGGTAGAAGACCTGATGACGGCGTTTACTTCGGAAACAGCAAGAAAAAATCTGGAAGAAGCAAATGACGGAAGCTTTATCATCGTTTTTTAG
- a CDS encoding nitrogenase component 1, which yields MSNIIDRPRFTCTLGGALGTLKALPGKVVPIIHAAPGCGGNLGYTISLSAAYAGSGYASNQAVSSTCVTEKDLIFGGEDRLEEQIESTLEIMDGDLFVVMTACMVEIVGDDVKSVVSRFSTNDKPVFALETGGFRGDSYDGYDLLMETLVKDYVEPSQEKNKKMVNLLGVVPIMDIFWKRDLSILKELLQEIGLEVNTFFGEFETLENLKYSSKAALNIVVSDTYGIQTAKCYEDIHRVPYITTAFPIGDGATADFLYEVGTAAGISEKTINRVIEKHRKEYYRYVEKVVDLYTDCDFQRYAAVISDANYAPAVSRYLSDDIGWIPDVIVITDQLDEGEKEKVRKRFENYKSGIAPHVFFDTDTGNVEGHLREIWPVEEEDGEYHDSFDPAFVIGSSMDREFAERIGALHLSVSYPIANRVIINKGYAGWEGGLNMLEDLFTQLVACR from the coding sequence ATGAGTAATATTATTGATCGTCCCAGATTTACATGTACTTTGGGTGGGGCGCTTGGAACATTGAAAGCATTGCCTGGAAAAGTAGTACCTATTATTCATGCAGCACCAGGATGCGGAGGAAATCTGGGATATACAATTTCTTTATCTGCTGCCTATGCAGGAAGCGGGTATGCTTCAAATCAAGCTGTGTCCAGTACCTGTGTAACAGAAAAAGATTTGATTTTCGGTGGAGAAGACAGACTTGAAGAACAAATTGAAAGTACGCTGGAGATTATGGATGGGGATTTGTTTGTTGTAATGACTGCCTGTATGGTGGAAATCGTAGGTGATGATGTAAAAAGTGTTGTTTCCAGATTCTCTACAAATGATAAACCGGTATTCGCTCTTGAAACGGGAGGATTCAGAGGGGATTCCTATGATGGGTATGATCTGCTTATGGAAACGTTGGTGAAGGATTATGTGGAACCGTCACAGGAAAAGAATAAAAAGATGGTCAACTTATTGGGAGTCGTTCCTATTATGGATATTTTCTGGAAAAGAGATCTGTCAATTTTAAAGGAACTTCTTCAAGAGATAGGGCTTGAGGTTAACACATTTTTCGGAGAATTTGAAACTCTGGAAAACCTGAAATATTCTTCCAAGGCAGCATTGAATATTGTTGTATCAGATACATATGGGATTCAAACAGCGAAATGTTATGAGGATATCCACCGTGTTCCCTATATTACCACAGCTTTTCCGATAGGTGACGGAGCAACAGCAGATTTCCTCTATGAAGTCGGGACTGCTGCCGGAATTTCAGAAAAAACGATTAACCGAGTAATAGAAAAGCATCGCAAAGAGTACTATCGCTATGTAGAGAAAGTGGTTGATCTGTATACAGACTGTGATTTTCAGAGGTATGCTGCAGTAATAAGCGATGCAAACTATGCACCGGCTGTCAGCAGATATCTGTCAGACGATATAGGATGGATACCAGATGTGATTGTGATAACAGACCAGTTGGATGAAGGAGAAAAAGAGAAGGTAAGAAAAAGGTTTGAAAATTACAAGTCCGGAATAGCACCTCATGTTTTTTTTGATACGGATACTGGAAACGTGGAGGGTCATTTGAGAGAGATATGGCCTGTGGAAGAGGAAGATGGCGAGTATCATGACAGTTTTGATCCGGCTTTCGTGATTGGAAGTTCCATGGACAGAGAGTTCGCTGAAAGAATAGGCGCATTACATTTAAGTGTATCTTATCCGATTGCAAATCGTGTGATTATCAACAAAGGCTATGCAGGCTGGGAAGGTGGCCTGAATATGCTGGAAGATTTATTTACTCAATTAGTTGCCTGCAGATAA
- a CDS encoding nitrogenase component 1, whose amino-acid sequence MEYYDSKEPAVRENRLGSCNSYGGNVKDLLECAQGGCMNLACRRFHQTQLCQSSLSLSWVDTVSDPVVIMHSPVGCGGMNMFMRELFFDEPDKLRYVRTINTNLSETDVISGGEDKLREAILYAEEKFHPENIFVMMTCVPTLTGDDADAVIDSVKSEVKANIMPVYCAGFKSKIPASAYDALYHGIIKTYLREKEEEVEANLRKNNGKKVNLFNTSSTSHADQDELKRLLELLGLEVRILPYDSPTKYLTEMVDASLNVSICTTHDEYLFQYMEEVYGIPYVMKNIPVGIGNTSLWLREVAKFFGKEKEAEKVIEQEVGKLERALAPYRKILSGKTAFIHGGEPRSLATADTLERLGVEVLGIETRHHDRFSNELLEKRKNNEKMTYSVAIGQPFEKANLLERMKPDIYVGHNGQCVQPAKQGIPVYPLFYKPNNYFGFTGVFEIARGLARMTRNIQFYKNLRENLRLPYQESWYEKEPFSYIKSGETI is encoded by the coding sequence ATGGAATACTATGATTCTAAGGAACCTGCTGTCAGAGAAAATCGTCTGGGATCCTGTAATAGTTATGGGGGAAATGTAAAAGATTTATTGGAATGTGCACAGGGAGGATGTATGAATTTGGCCTGCCGCAGATTTCATCAGACTCAGTTGTGTCAGTCAAGTCTGAGTTTGTCGTGGGTAGATACTGTTTCGGATCCGGTTGTCATTATGCATTCCCCGGTGGGCTGTGGTGGAATGAATATGTTCATGAGAGAATTGTTTTTTGATGAACCGGATAAATTGAGATATGTACGAACAATTAATACAAATTTAAGTGAAACAGATGTTATCAGCGGTGGAGAAGATAAATTAAGAGAAGCAATTTTGTATGCGGAAGAGAAATTTCATCCAGAAAATATTTTTGTAATGATGACATGTGTCCCTACTTTGACAGGAGATGATGCTGATGCAGTAATAGACTCCGTAAAAAGTGAAGTGAAAGCCAATATTATGCCAGTATACTGTGCTGGATTTAAGTCCAAGATACCAGCGTCAGCATATGATGCACTTTATCATGGAATTATAAAAACTTATTTACGGGAAAAGGAAGAGGAAGTAGAAGCTAATTTAAGAAAAAATAACGGGAAAAAAGTCAACCTTTTTAATACATCATCAACCAGTCATGCCGATCAGGATGAGTTAAAAAGGCTATTAGAGCTATTGGGATTAGAAGTGAGGATACTTCCATATGATTCACCTACAAAGTATTTAACAGAAATGGTAGATGCATCTTTAAATGTAAGTATCTGTACAACTCATGATGAATATTTATTTCAATATATGGAAGAAGTTTATGGAATACCATATGTAATGAAAAATATTCCAGTAGGTATTGGGAATACCAGCTTATGGCTGCGAGAGGTTGCAAAATTTTTTGGGAAAGAAAAAGAAGCAGAGAAAGTCATTGAACAGGAAGTAGGAAAATTGGAAAGAGCCCTTGCACCGTATCGAAAGATACTTTCAGGAAAAACAGCTTTTATTCATGGGGGAGAACCACGATCTTTAGCGACAGCAGATACATTAGAGAGGCTGGGAGTAGAAGTTTTAGGAATTGAGACAAGACATCACGACAGATTTTCTAATGAATTGCTGGAAAAAAGAAAAAACAACGAAAAAATGACTTACAGCGTAGCTATAGGACAGCCTTTCGAAAAAGCAAATCTTCTGGAACGGATGAAGCCAGATATCTATGTAGGGCATAACGGACAATGTGTACAGCCGGCAAAACAGGGAATACCGGTATATCCGTTGTTTTACAAACCCAATAACTATTTTGGATTTACGGGAGTATTTGAAATAGCCAGAGGTCTGGCAAGAATGACAAGAAATATCCAGTTCTATAAAAATCTGAGGGAGAATCTTCGGTTGCCGTATCAGGAAAGTTGGTATGAGAAAGAGCCGTTTTCTTATATAAAATCAGGAGAAACTATTTAG
- a CDS encoding NifB/NifX family molybdenum-iron cluster-binding protein: MQLVYLGSVSIDKNFMSCWKVMTAIFHMDRKKDIWKVCICTSDMKNVNLPFGKTDVGLIYKVERRKETDLLEKRILSSNGIRQGRHDFVEDEKVQKIKDCDYIVCTKIGTKFQRVIEVHGVSVIEYQGDIKTVLEKLRKYLLLTRQER, encoded by the coding sequence ATGCAGTTGGTATACCTGGGATCAGTGAGTATAGACAAGAACTTTATGAGTTGTTGGAAGGTGATGACAGCAATTTTTCACATGGATAGGAAAAAGGATATTTGGAAGGTTTGTATATGTACAAGTGATATGAAAAATGTGAATCTTCCTTTTGGGAAAACAGATGTTGGACTTATCTATAAAGTAGAGAGAAGAAAAGAGACAGATTTGCTAGAAAAAAGAATCTTATCTTCCAATGGTATCAGGCAAGGGAGACATGACTTTGTAGAAGATGAAAAAGTACAGAAAATAAAAGACTGTGATTATATCGTGTGCACAAAGATAGGGACCAAATTTCAAAGAGTCATAGAAGTTCATGGTGTAAGTGTCATTGAATATCAGGGCGATATTAAAACTGTGTTGGAAAAACTGCGAAAGTATCTGTTATTGACCAGACAAGAAAGATAG
- a CDS encoding methionine ABC transporter ATP-binding protein, with protein MIEISDLQLSYGELEVLNGINLNIYDGDIYGIIGQSGAGKSTLLGCINGLQKYESGSLKVDGIEVKDLKKNFEIREFRRNIGMIFQQFAIIDRETVYKNIAIPLECWKYKKSEIDKKVKELVRLVGLEEKIKEKAKNLSGGQKQRVAIARALALDSKILLCDEATSALDPKITKDILALLRKVNETLGVTIVVVTHEMSVVKQICNRVAVLDEGKVAVEGTVEDILLHSPQVFAAFTGEDETKILPTEGKNIRIVYTKDSHPEKIFSQLSRDLGINYTLVYGSMDRYRDKLMGSVYINVDVEDVDKVIEYLHMKSIKAEVV; from the coding sequence ATGATTGAAATATCAGATTTACAGTTGTCCTATGGAGAGTTGGAAGTACTAAATGGAATTAATTTAAATATTTATGATGGCGATATATACGGAATCATAGGACAAAGCGGAGCTGGAAAGTCGACATTATTAGGCTGCATTAACGGACTGCAGAAATATGAAAGTGGAAGTTTGAAAGTTGATGGAATAGAGGTGAAAGACCTTAAAAAAAATTTTGAAATACGAGAGTTTAGACGAAACATAGGAATGATTTTTCAGCAGTTTGCCATCATAGACAGAGAAACAGTTTATAAAAACATAGCAATTCCGTTAGAGTGTTGGAAATATAAGAAGAGTGAAATTGATAAAAAGGTAAAAGAGCTGGTAAGACTGGTTGGGTTGGAAGAAAAAATAAAAGAGAAGGCAAAAAATCTCAGTGGCGGTCAGAAGCAGCGCGTAGCTATTGCAAGAGCACTGGCGTTGGATTCTAAAATTTTATTGTGCGATGAGGCAACTTCCGCTCTTGATCCTAAAATCACGAAGGATATTTTGGCTCTGTTAAGAAAAGTGAATGAAACATTGGGAGTGACGATTGTAGTGGTCACTCATGAGATGTCAGTTGTAAAGCAAATTTGTAACAGAGTGGCTGTACTGGATGAAGGAAAGGTCGCTGTGGAAGGGACAGTAGAGGACATTTTACTTCATTCTCCCCAGGTGTTTGCCGCATTTACAGGAGAAGATGAGACAAAAATTTTGCCGACTGAAGGAAAAAATATTCGGATTGTATATACAAAGGATTCTCATCCGGAGAAGATTTTCTCACAGCTGAGCAGAGATCTTGGTATCAATTATACTCTGGTATACGGTTCTATGGACAGATACAGGGACAAGCTGATGGGGTCTGTTTATATTAATGTAGATGTGGAAGACGTAGATAAGGTTATCGAATATTTGCATATGAAATCGATCAAGGCGGAGGTGGTATAG
- a CDS encoding helix-turn-helix domain-containing protein: MSNNFSTGERVRKLRKKNHLSQEQLAFAAEITTAYLGQIERNEKNPTILVISKICDALGMGLSEFFAEETLPEQKVDAVTIQILNQLRDQEEEDKVIILQLIKQALKLKKR; encoded by the coding sequence ATGAGTAATAACTTTAGTACAGGTGAACGAGTCAGAAAACTGAGGAAGAAGAATCATCTAAGTCAGGAGCAGCTGGCTTTTGCAGCAGAAATTACTACAGCATATTTAGGACAAATAGAAAGAAATGAAAAAAATCCCACAATACTGGTTATATCAAAAATTTGTGACGCATTGGGAATGGGATTATCGGAATTTTTTGCTGAAGAGACACTTCCTGAACAAAAGGTTGATGCGGTCACGATTCAAATTTTAAATCAATTGCGTGATCAGGAAGAAGAGGATAAAGTGATTATCCTGCAGCTGATTAAGCAGGCTCTGAAACTAAAGAAAAGATAG
- a CDS encoding PucR family transcriptional regulator, producing the protein MSLTIREALKFGGLFGATVVAGEEGLDIPIESVSVLEIADRNISHWVLKKQLYITAFYAICDNVEQQKVVIQTLIDYGGCGLVLCYVGTWVQQIDQEIIDLCNEAGFPLIQARQDVSYIEIMNPIQNLLYKENAPALEPNNETGIRNDFLNLIINEENMNVVFQQMNQRLEKRISYYDTYGKIIFSDRDDADIQKEEEYLKYNFNHVLYACSKKGYTVQSIEGKECLIVLIRSQKNLFGLFITDYDETFSEEMEEKLIHPLVVSGSLILRRKNRMADLREKAVQEYAADLLVWNFPSNERAVERGYELGLTILDKNCIVLININSIQQMTSPKVQQEIQDYVKRVLLGKIEEFMKSYNTDNWLALRSDTIILFMDNRDSKIDMKKFCGRLLGLFQGKPNLSVSVGVSNSFTEVTKMPDAYFQAFEAAVIGREHYGENKVIFYDAVYFFQKLRKMGAQDETYEVCQRFIGPVASYDEEHGTELVDTLRILLENNGNTHTAASQMYVHKNTVLQRRNKIIELLGYSPFEMPHLLNFLIVFDILKGK; encoded by the coding sequence ATGTCTCTGACGATCAGAGAAGCCCTGAAATTCGGCGGCTTATTCGGGGCAACTGTCGTTGCGGGAGAAGAGGGATTGGATATTCCCATTGAGAGTGTAAGTGTTCTGGAAATAGCAGACAGGAATATTTCACACTGGGTTTTGAAAAAGCAGCTTTACATTACCGCATTTTATGCCATTTGTGACAACGTAGAACAGCAGAAAGTTGTAATTCAGACTTTGATCGATTACGGGGGCTGTGGACTGGTGCTCTGTTATGTGGGGACATGGGTCCAGCAGATAGATCAGGAAATTATCGATCTGTGTAATGAGGCAGGGTTCCCTCTCATTCAGGCTCGCCAGGATGTGTCCTATATTGAGATCATGAACCCGATCCAGAATCTTCTCTATAAGGAGAATGCACCTGCACTTGAGCCAAACAATGAGACGGGAATCAGAAATGATTTTCTTAACCTGATCATTAACGAGGAGAATATGAATGTGGTCTTCCAGCAGATGAATCAACGCCTGGAAAAACGCATTTCCTATTATGATACCTATGGGAAAATTATTTTTTCCGACAGGGATGATGCTGATATCCAAAAAGAAGAAGAGTACCTGAAATACAACTTCAATCATGTTCTTTATGCATGCAGTAAAAAAGGCTATACAGTGCAGTCTATAGAAGGAAAGGAATGTCTGATCGTTCTGATCCGTTCCCAGAAAAATTTGTTCGGGCTTTTTATTACAGATTATGATGAAACCTTTTCTGAAGAAATGGAGGAAAAGCTGATCCATCCTTTGGTGGTATCGGGCTCTCTTATTCTCAGACGAAAGAACAGGATGGCAGATTTAAGAGAAAAGGCAGTGCAGGAATATGCGGCGGACCTTCTTGTATGGAATTTCCCTTCCAATGAAAGAGCGGTGGAACGGGGATATGAGTTGGGGCTTACCATTCTGGACAAGAATTGTATTGTTTTGATCAATATTAATTCTATCCAACAGATGACAAGCCCTAAAGTACAGCAGGAAATACAGGACTATGTGAAACGGGTTCTGCTGGGCAAAATTGAAGAGTTCATGAAATCTTATAATACAGATAACTGGCTCGCCCTTCGGAGCGATACAATTATTCTGTTTATGGATAACCGGGACAGCAAGATTGATATGAAAAAATTCTGCGGAAGGCTCCTGGGGCTTTTCCAGGGGAAGCCAAATCTGTCGGTTTCCGTTGGTGTCAGCAATTCATTCACAGAGGTGACGAAAATGCCGGATGCTTATTTTCAGGCTTTTGAAGCTGCTGTCATCGGAAGAGAGCATTACGGTGAGAATAAGGTCATTTTTTATGATGCCGTCTATTTCTTTCAGAAGCTGCGAAAAATGGGCGCTCAGGATGAGACATACGAGGTATGTCAGCGTTTTATCGGCCCGGTGGCGTCCTATGATGAGGAACATGGGACGGAGCTGGTTGACACACTGCGTATTCTTTTGGAAAATAATGGAAATACTCACACAGCTGCTTCGCAGATGTATGTCCACAAAAATACAGTTCTGCAGCGAAGGAATAAAATTATAGAATTATTGGGCTACTCACCTTTTGAGATGCCTCACCTTTTAAATTTCCTGATCGTTTTTGATATTTTGAAGGGAAAATAG
- the nifH gene encoding nitrogenase iron protein has protein sequence MSHKIKQIAIYGKGGIGKSTTTSNLSAALSKMGYKVMQFGCDPKSDSTNTLRGGKYIPTVLDMMREKPKVKAMDVVYKGFNGIYCVESGGPQPGVGCAGRGIISAVDLFKQQRTFEELEIDYVIYDVLGDVVCGGFAMPIRAGIADHVFTVSSADFMSVYAANNLFKGIEKYANTGGALLGGIIANSINEEYQKEIVDDFAKRTDTKILQYIPRSVEVTKSELQGKTTIEALPESKQAGIYMELAKRIEAHTESKVPQALEQAELREWSEHWGKILIDRQE, from the coding sequence ATGAGTCATAAGATAAAACAAATTGCAATTTATGGAAAAGGCGGAATTGGAAAATCTACAACGACATCAAATCTAAGCGCTGCTTTGTCAAAGATGGGATATAAAGTCATGCAATTTGGTTGTGATCCGAAAAGTGATTCTACCAATACATTGCGTGGAGGAAAATATATTCCTACCGTTCTGGATATGATGAGGGAAAAGCCCAAGGTGAAGGCGATGGATGTTGTCTATAAAGGGTTTAACGGAATTTATTGTGTAGAGTCTGGAGGACCGCAGCCAGGAGTAGGATGCGCCGGAAGAGGAATTATCAGCGCAGTCGATTTATTTAAGCAGCAGAGAACTTTTGAAGAATTAGAGATTGATTATGTAATATATGATGTCTTGGGAGATGTAGTATGCGGCGGCTTTGCTATGCCTATTCGTGCAGGCATAGCAGATCATGTTTTCACGGTGTCATCGGCGGATTTTATGTCTGTATATGCGGCAAATAATCTGTTTAAAGGAATCGAAAAGTATGCCAACACAGGAGGAGCTCTTCTGGGAGGAATTATTGCAAATTCTATTAATGAGGAATACCAGAAAGAAATTGTGGATGATTTTGCAAAAAGGACAGATACCAAAATTCTTCAGTATATTCCGCGTTCTGTTGAGGTTACTAAAAGCGAGCTGCAGGGGAAGACAACTATTGAAGCCCTGCCAGAGTCGAAACAAGCAGGTATTTATATGGAATTAGCAAAAAGGATAGAGGCACATACGGAGTCAAAGGTACCGCAGGCACTTGAACAGGCAGAACTGAGGGAGTGGTCGGAACACTGGGGAAAAATATTGATAGATCGGCAGGAATAA